A stretch of the Channa argus isolate prfri chromosome 9, Channa argus male v1.0, whole genome shotgun sequence genome encodes the following:
- the si:dkey-10c21.1 gene encoding uncharacterized protein si:dkey-10c21.1, translated as MAMYKLKSEQDRLCEWLSQDSSHIIKQCGDILSLNEFLEIQNQTCAPNKMQTLLKIIIQKGEETCQMFVDILRKNQEHYHQLQQFFNPTQCAESPTVAADSGSVVTTRRITGTKGKSLNITTDVSGSGSSQPGNIAGQVEQAHYIASGNSVICADNICNASIDGDINLSVTVNTSQVHSGRVNESLPSSQEPAVKMIRKHKDKLIACLMADCTFILNCVHTRDIITDREYQNLKDISQSEKTVINLLDLVMCKGQQSCTCLLEVLRESEVLKTYPQLRDIIKKTL; from the exons ATG GCTATGTACAAGCTGAAGTCAGAGCAGGACAGACTTTGTGAGTGGCTTTCACAAGACTCCAGTCACATCATTAAGCAGTGTGGAGATATTTTATCACTTAATGAATTCCTAGAGATTCAAAATCAAACCTGTGCACCGAATAAGATGCAAAcgcttttaaaaataatcattcaaAAGGGAGAGGAAACATGTCAGATGTTCGTTGACATTCTGAGGAAGAACCAAGAACACTACCATCAACTGCAACAGTTTTTCAACCCAACCCAATGTGCAGAGTCGCCCACAGTGGCTGCTGATAGTGGCAGTGTTGTCACCACCAGAAGAATAACAGGCACAAAAGGAAAATCCTTAAACATAACAACTGATGTGAGTGGTTCAGGAAGTAGTCAGCCTG gCAACATTGCTGGACAGGTTGAACAGGCACATTATATTGCAAGTGGTAACAGTGTAATATGTGCTGATAACATTTGTAATGCCTCTATTGATGGTGACATCAATCTGTCCGTCACTGTGAACACATCACAGGTACATTCAG GTAGAGTGAATGAGAGTCTGCCTTCCTCTCAG GAGCCTGCAGTGAAAATGATCAGaaagcacaaagacaaactCATCGCCTGCCTGATGGCTGATTGCACCTTCATTCTGAACTGTGTGCACACCAGAGACATCATCACAGACAGGGAATATCAAAATCTGAAGGATATCTCACAGTCAGAAAAAACTGTTATTAACCTGCTCGATCTAGTCATGTGTAAGGGTCAACAATCCTGCACTTGTTTGCTTGAAGTTCTCAGAGAGTCTGAAGTTCTCAAGACCTATCCACAGCTCAgagacattataaaaaaaacactgtag